The sequence TTCCCAGTCCCGGCTTTGTCCGTTCCTGACTCTTCTGCAGCCACCAGCAGGTTGCCTGCCCTCTTTGGGTCTTGGTTCCCCTACGTTTATCCTGATTAAGGCTCCTAAGAAGTCCACGCACAGGGGCTGCGGTGGAGGACAGGAGCCCTGAGTGCTGGCTGTGCCGAGCACTTCTTCTGTGAGCCTTGAGTCCTCATAGTGGCCCTGCAGGGTCCAgcgacagatgaggaaactgaggcagggggaggggtgtgcaGCCGGCCAGCGGGGATCGGGGTGGGGATGCATCGCCGAGCCCCTGGCTTTGCACTTGGGGATCCTGACCATGATCTCTTGGTGCTGCTATCAGGGGTAGATGCctcggatggatggatgggtgggcgACGGCCAGTCGCCCCTGGGGACCAGTGAGGGCGCAGAACGTGAGCCCCGCGTGCCGCCGGAGAGCCTGCAGAACTCTGGGCGTCAGTGAGGGACATGGTTTTCTTTAGgatggggtgaggaggggagggccagTAAGGGAGACGGGGTGTCAGACTCCTGCAGAGCCCCTGACCTTTGAACCTGAGATCTGCTTGGTGATCTCATGGTGCCACCGTCACGGGCAGAGTCAGGAGCAGATCCCCGACTTGGTGGGAGGGGTGCATGACATGACAGGTGAGGGTCCAGGCCATGCAGGGGGTGGTCCCAGTTTTTTCCACCACGCCCCAGCTGCCCGGTGTGGAAGGTAGGGGCAGCTCTGTTCTTGGGGGTCAGAGGCTGCCGCTGGATTGGGAGCTGAGGCCAGGCAGGGTGTGTGGGACTGTGggctgaatgagtgagtgagtgccGTCCTCCCTTCTGCGTTCCCCCtggagccccctccccttcccagggcaatgcccccccccccccgccctgccctttcccccaaTAGCCATTATGCCACTTCCAGGGCACTATGACCTTGGCCTCCACTGAGAGTGGTCTCATGTAGGCAGAAAGGCCCAGGCAGGAGATGAGACTCCACCCCCAGGGGGAGGCAGCTCCCGGggtcccacccccatcccagcttGTGTTCCTGGCATGTGGTGGGGCCTGTTTTGGGGGAGGGCCAGACTCCCCCTTTCCACTTGTCCCCCTCCTCCATCCTGCCCTACCTGTCCTCCACCTTCAGAACAAACCACAGAGTCAGataatcttttattttgctttattttagggGTGGGAaggtggcggggggggtggtCTCCTCCCCGTGGCAGAGAGCGGTGGTCTGGTAGGAGCTGGCTTAGCACAGTCCGCTGGCTGGTTGGGGCCTTCCTCAGTCTCtcttggccccccccccccacccgctgtGGACCTCCGGGCCCCTGTGCTGTCGGCgccgggaggggagagggagccccACCAAGTGAGGTCGCCCCCTCGGTGTCCTGGGAGTCCCGGGGACTCTCGAGGACGCAAGTTCGGTGAGTACTGGTACGTCGGACGTTCTGTGGAGAGGAACCGTCCAGGTAAGGGCAGAGCTCAGGGCCAGGCAGAGTCAGCGTCAAGGGAGCTGAAccggagggtggagggtgggctggCTTTGCAGGGGGGTGGGCTGGCTTTGCAGCAGGGTGGGCGAGGGAGGTGCCACGGCGCTCCACGAGGTGTGAgcgcgggtggggggtgggggcggggggatgggggcCCAGGGGAGCAGCGGCACCGGCGGCGGAGGGAGAAGAAGTCAGTGGAGCCCCCGAGGTCAGTGTCCCAGGGTGGCTCATGGTGGCCACTCGTCACtctggggggggcaggggggggcggGTCCCCGGCCCCTGCTTGCTTGGCTGCGTCTGCTGTGCCTGAGTCTTCACCTGGCCTTGGGTCATGGGGTCGTCTGCTCACCACTGCTGTCTCCCTCATTGACGTCACTCCGGGCTGCAAGCCTGGGACCCCGGGCAGTTCAGACGGGACTGTGGTTGTGTGGCCCTGAGCCGGCTCTCTGGGTCTCTGATGGTCGGATAGCCCGTTGCTGTTGCCACAGACGCCGCCGCCCTTCTCGAAATGTTTGCCCTTCTCGAGGGGGTTCCCCTTGGGTCAGGAGTGGCAGGAGTGGGGCGGGGGCCGTCGCCGGGTGCGAGCGAAGCAGGCCGAGGCACGGGGCAGGCTGGAAGGAGACTCGGTGGTGGTGGTCGGGCGCGGGGCGGAGGAGCGGAGGGCTTCACTCGGGGCTCGCGTCGTCCTCGCCAGCCGGCGGCTCCTCTAGCCTCGCGCCCTCCGGGGGCTGGCCCGCCGGCGTGTAGACGGCGGTCAGAAAGCGGATCAGGGCCCTGGCCGCCTGCTCCTGGCCCAGGGGGGTGGGCCGCCCGCCGGCGCCGCCGAGGGCCCGGGGCAGCTGTCGGCTCAGGAAGGCGAGGACCTCAGAGGGCGCGGGCAGGTGTCGGCGGGGCCGCAGGGCCGCCTCGCGCACGTCGCTCTCCGGCTCGTCCTGCGAGGTGTCTTGCAGGCCGTCATGCAGGCCACACTGACGGTAACGTTGCAGGTCGTCTTGCAGGGCTTCTCGCGAGACGACATCCTCATCGCCGACGTGCAGCTCCAGGCGGCGGGGCCCTCCCGGGAGGGGGCGGGCGCCCCCCGGGGGGCCGACTCTGACCCCGAAGGACTCGCACAGCAACAGCCAGAAGCCGGGCGCGAACCGCAGGCCCCGGAGGGTCAGGGGGCGCAGGGCCCGCTGGGGGCCCGGGAGCAGCCCGCCCAGCTCCTCGGCCGGGACGGCGCTGGTGCCCacggggcggggcacctgggcgagGAGCTGAGCCGCGGCGGTGGCGATGCCGCCGTCCGCGAAGAGGGCCGCGGCCTGGCCGAGGCGCAGCCAGCGCCTGGGCGGCCGGGCCAGCGCCGGGGGGGCGGGCCGCGGGGAGAGGCGGCGCTTCAGCCTCAGCAGCACGAGGAGGGCCGCCACGGCCAGGGTGTCCTTCCAGAACAGGAGGCCGCGGAAGAAATGCAGAAGGACCGCCCTGATCTGGGCCACGCTGAAGTGGGCGAGGAAGCTGTTGAGGATTTGGTCGATGGGTATCAGGGCCAGGAACTCTTGCTGCAGGTTCCGCCCGGTCGGCGCGTCCTGCTTAGGTGCGTCTtcgttctcctcctcctcctcgtcctcctcctcctccccggaGTCTAGCGACTGCTCCCGGGGGGCGCCCCCCGTCGCGAACGGCGGCCTTGCCCGGGCGGCGGTGTTGCGCCGGAAAGGCCGTCGGTTGAGGTTTCTCGCGGGCGGCAGAGGCCGGCCCCCGTCTTGCTCGGGGCGCTCCATGACGTCGAAGTGGAAGTGTGAGAAGAAGAAGACCCAGTGGCCGGGGAGAAGTACGGTGAGCCTGTCATTATTCAGAGAGGCTAGATCCTCTGTGTTGAGAAGGATCATGATGGGCTCCTCGGTGTTCTCCAGGTAGCGGCACCATACCGTGAAGGCAGCCCTTATTGGAAGGATCTTCATCTCCAGTTGAGAGTAGGCCACTTCGATAGCCGAGATGTTGCGCGAGTAGAAGGCGCAGGAGACCCTCTTGCCGGTTTGGTCGTCTATTTGGACGAGGGAGGCGTGCAGAGCCGTCTTGGTGGCTCCCGTTTCCAAGTAGAAGGGGTTCTGCGGCTTGGGGTGGTGCAGGAGGGGCGCCTTGCGGAAAGCCCGCTTCAGGCACTCGAAGGCCTCCTGCTCCTCGTCCCCCCAGGAGAACGCGTCGCTGGTCAGCAGCTGCCGGGCCAGCGGCTCCGCGATGCTGGTGAAGCGCTCCACAAAGTGCCGGTAGGGGAAGATGAATTCGATCAGGTGTTGCAGGGACTTCTTAGAGCCAGGGGTGGGGTAGCCTGTCACGGTGGTCACAATCCTCTTGTTTAGCTTCACCCCTTTGGGGGTTATGACGAACCCCAGGAACTCGACGGTGTGTCGGTGGAACTGGCTTCTGTCCAGGGAGCAGTAGACGCGGTGGTGGCGGAAACGCACCAGGACTTGTCGCACGTGTTGGAAGTGCTCCTCCTGGCTCATGGAGTAGATCAGGACGTCCTGCCCGTAGGAGAGCACGAAGTAGCCTAGCATGTCCTTTAGGATAAAGTGGACCACGTCCTGCGGGATGGTAGGGTCTGAGGATAGCGGGAAGGGCTGGTAACTCTCTGTCTCTTGAGGCTCGAACCCAAACGCCGTTCTCCATACATCTTCCGCTTGGCGAATGCTCGCGCTTTCCTCCACGATGGTGCCCCGCAGCTCCAGCTTTGTGAACCATGTCGCTCCGTGTAACTGGTCGAACAGTTCTGGGATCATCTGTACGTAGTCCTGTCTGTTGGTCAGCATGTCCTGCGGGTCCCAGTATTCATCCCGCGGCCTGGCACTTTCTTGCACCCTGGCACCCACAGGTTCCCACGGCGCGATGGAAGGACATTCGTAAAAGGTCTCGCTGTGATCACTGTCTCCAGCCTGCTGAAGCTCAGAGGGCTCTGATTCAGAAAGATCATCGGATCCGTCTGAGCTTGGCTGGTCGGAAGTCTCATCATCTGCTTCCTTCGGGTTAAACACGTCGGCCAGGTCGGAGTACAGGGGCGGCAGTCCGGGCAGCAGGCTTATGGCATGCCTTTCCAGCGCGATGCATGGCGGGGGCGGGCGGAAGCACTTCTGCAGACAGTAGGGAGAGTGGAAGGTGCAGCGGCCTTTGATCCAGTCGACTTCGGGGCTGTGGGTCCTGAGCCAGTTGACGCCTAGTATCACGGAGAAGTTGGGGGACGGAACGATGTCGAATTCGATGGGCTCCTGGTGGTTCTGGTGAATGCACACCAGGGGCTCCGTGTGGAGCCAGACAGGTTCGTTGCCGACCAGGGAGCCGTCCACGCTTTGGACCATCTGCGGATAGGGCTTCTCGTAGAGCTCGACGTAGTGCTCTTGGGCAAACCTCTCATCCATGTAGTTGCCGCCTGCCCCCGAGTCCACCAGGGCCTGAACCGCGACACTGTGGTAGGGGTTCACTCTGATCAGGAGCAGCATGAAGAGATGGTCGCGGCTGATGACGGGGCGGCGGTCACGGGACAGCCAGCTGCTCACCATCCACCTCTCTGGGGCAGGTGAGTCGACCCAGGTCAGGTTCCGCGGGCGGGCCTCTGGGGGCAGCCTGAGCATTGCCCTCCTCTCTGCCAGCTTCTCTTCGATCTGCAGGACGAGCACAATCAGGCTGTCCAGCGAGTCCGGCTGAGGGACCCTGAACAGATAGTGCCGGATCTCCTCGTTGAGCCCCTGGCACAGGTGGGCTTGCAGGACCTCATCCGACCAGCCCAAGGTGGGTACCAGGCCCTGGAACTCGTTGATGTACTCCGTGGCGGTGCGAGTCCCCTGCCTGATGTTGAACATGGCGTCTTCCGCCACACGCAGTGCCTGTCGGTACTCGAACATACCTGACATGGCCTCTAGGAAGGCCGGGAAGTCGTCGATCAGGGGGCTGCCTTCTTGCACCAGCGCTGTGGCCCACTCTAAGGCCATGCCCGAGAGGTGGCAGATGACGTACCCCACTCGCAGCCGGTCGTTGCAGAACATTCTCGGGTAGCTCTGCAGGATCAGCTGGCAGAGCACGATGAACTCGTGGTATTCCCTGCGATCGCCAGAGAAGCGGGACGGCACGGGCAGTTGGCCTGCGTGGATTCCTTTCATCAAGATCTCTTCCGCCACTCTCTGTTGCTCTCTGAGGTCTTGCATGCGGAGGTACAGCGAGATGATGGATCTCACCGTGGCCATGAACTCCGAGGTCTCGGAATCCTCCTCGAGGCGCCCCTCCTCTCTCGTGCTGGCCAGGTCAGTGTCGTCGGCTTCCTCGTCTCGGGCTCCCCGTGGGTCGTCTGATGCTCCTTCCATCCCGCCAGGTGCCTCGCTGGATGGATCCCCCACTTGCTGACGTGAACCATTGCGTGACTCCTCCAGGTCTTGGAGTAGGTCATTGGGTGGATCCTTTATTTCCCTACGTGGGCCACTGGATGGCCCCTCCATGTCTTGGCGGAGATCAATGGGCAGCTCTTTCATTTCTTGGGCCGGGCCCCCGGCCGGCCCCTCCGCCTCCCTCGCGCCGCTGCCTGATGTCTCCACGGTGGTGTTGGATGAGCCCTCGGAGGACTCCATTTGTTTTGATGATGGATTCTTACGCTCCATCATCGTCTCAAATGAGTCTTCAGAGGGTTCTATCATTTCGTCGGATGGAAAGGAGTGTTCTCTGAAGACTGGTAAGGTTGTGACGCGTCCGGTCAGCGACTGGGACCGCAGCGATCAGAACCTGGGAGTGGgaggcgtggggtgggggggggggtagtaaaGGCAGCTGTTTAGGGACTCACGGGGTCAAGGTTAGGTTCTCTGGGCCAAATCAGATGCCCGGCTCATCAGAACAGAGAGAAACTGGGGAGAGCCTCCCGTGCCCAACTTAGGGAGCCCCAGGGAGAGAATATCTGTCCGCCCCTGACCTTCTCCCTAGTCTCCTAGGCTTACTGGGCCTATCTGGCCCGCCTGCTTCCCCCCCACGGCTGTGAGAAATTCACAGCCCATAAATTCTGTGAAGCAGTAGGCCCAGAGCGGCCGCCGTGGCAGGCAGGCAACCTGGCAGGATGCGCTGGCCGCTTCATCTGCCCCTGGCATACGTGCCTGGtcaaccctccctcccttctctggtcACCCAGAAGTCACAGAGGTCATATGTCAGTGCCATCCCGGAGCAagcccggcccccccccccccccccccccggttgtGAGGTGGGAATCTCTAGCTAGCTGATGCCAACTGTTTAACAAGGtcaggggaaggggggtgggtggaAATGGGCAGGTTGGCCCCAATCCCATCAGTTGGGTCAGCAGCCAAAAATAGCTCTCACTTCCTCCCTCAGATTCACAGTAGATATTGGGCTggtgctgggggaagggcagatagagacagttggctttcatttcttccccGTACACGTCTACAAAAACCCTTCTGTGCGCCAGAGACTTG comes from Panthera tigris isolate Pti1 chromosome B3, P.tigris_Pti1_mat1.1, whole genome shotgun sequence and encodes:
- the RTL1 gene encoding retrotransposon-like protein 1 — protein: MIEPSEDSFETMMERKNPSSKQMESSEGSSNTTVETSGSGAREAEGPAGGPAQEMKELPIDLRQDMEGPSSGPRREIKDPPNDLLQDLEESRNGSRQQVGDPSSEAPGGMEGASDDPRGARDEEADDTDLASTREEGRLEEDSETSEFMATVRSIISLYLRMQDLREQQRVAEEILMKGIHAGQLPVPSRFSGDRREYHEFIVLCQLILQSYPRMFCNDRLRVGYVICHLSGMALEWATALVQEGSPLIDDFPAFLEAMSGMFEYRQALRVAEDAMFNIRQGTRTATEYINEFQGLVPTLGWSDEVLQAHLCQGLNEEIRHYLFRVPQPDSLDSLIVLVLQIEEKLAERRAMLRLPPEARPRNLTWVDSPAPERWMVSSWLSRDRRPVISRDHLFMLLLIRVNPYHSVAVQALVDSGAGGNYMDERFAQEHYVELYEKPYPQMVQSVDGSLVGNEPVWLHTEPLVCIHQNHQEPIEFDIVPSPNFSVILGVNWLRTHSPEVDWIKGRCTFHSPYCLQKCFRPPPPCIALERHAISLLPGLPPLYSDLADVFNPKEADDETSDQPSSDGSDDLSESEPSELQQAGDSDHSETFYECPSIAPWEPVGARVQESARPRDEYWDPQDMLTNRQDYVQMIPELFDQLHGATWFTKLELRGTIVEESASIRQAEDVWRTAFGFEPQETESYQPFPLSSDPTIPQDVVHFILKDMLGYFVLSYGQDVLIYSMSQEEHFQHVRQVLVRFRHHRVYCSLDRSQFHRHTVEFLGFVITPKGVKLNKRIVTTVTGYPTPGSKKSLQHLIEFIFPYRHFVERFTSIAEPLARQLLTSDAFSWGDEEQEAFECLKRAFRKAPLLHHPKPQNPFYLETGATKTALHASLVQIDDQTGKRVSCAFYSRNISAIEVAYSQLEMKILPIRAAFTVWCRYLENTEEPIMILLNTEDLASLNNDRLTVLLPGHWVFFFSHFHFDVMERPEQDGGRPLPPARNLNRRPFRRNTAARARPPFATGGAPREQSLDSGEEEEDEEEEENEDAPKQDAPTGRNLQQEFLALIPIDQILNSFLAHFSVAQIRAVLLHFFRGLLFWKDTLAVAALLVLLRLKRRLSPRPAPPALARPPRRWLRLGQAAALFADGGIATAAAQLLAQVPRPVGTSAVPAEELGGLLPGPQRALRPLTLRGLRFAPGFWLLLCESFGVRVGPPGGARPLPGGPRRLELHVGDEDVVSREALQDDLQRYRQCGLHDGLQDTSQDEPESDVREAALRPRRHLPAPSEVLAFLSRQLPRALGGAGGRPTPLGQEQAARALIRFLTAVYTPAGQPPEGARLEEPPAGEDDASPE